In Opitutaceae bacterium TAV5, one genomic interval encodes:
- a CDS encoding XRE family transcriptional regulator has protein sequence MKKTRNKLSFEKLPTTYEGLVKLHMPRPIRDKVAYDNTVEVLDMLVLPYCAGELNADQDDYAQLLTDLVEAYDKENAPDEPEASGLDALKYLMEEHDMTGSDLARILGVDRSVASRILKGERNLTTAHIKALSAHFGASPATFLD, from the coding sequence ATGAAAAAAACCAGAAACAAACTCAGCTTCGAGAAACTCCCCACCACCTACGAAGGGCTGGTGAAGCTCCACATGCCCCGCCCCATCCGCGACAAGGTTGCCTATGACAACACCGTGGAAGTGCTGGACATGCTTGTGCTCCCCTATTGCGCCGGCGAGCTCAATGCCGATCAGGATGACTACGCCCAGCTGCTCACCGATCTTGTGGAAGCCTATGACAAGGAGAACGCCCCGGACGAACCGGAAGCCAGCGGGCTGGATGCGCTCAAGTATCTGATGGAAGAGCACGACATGACCGGAAGCGACCTTGCCCGGATACTCGGTGTGGACCGTTCCGTTGCCAGCCGCATCCTCAAGGGGGAGCGCAACCTGACAACCGCGCACATCAAAGCCCTGTCTGCGCATTTTGGCGCCAGCCCGGCCACCTTTCTCGACTGA